The proteins below are encoded in one region of Antennarius striatus isolate MH-2024 chromosome 7, ASM4005453v1, whole genome shotgun sequence:
- the scamp4 gene encoding secretory carrier-associated membrane protein 4: protein MTDRSNNFPPLPKFLRIKPCFYQNIEEEIPAPHQQLVRRVYTLWMMYSGTLFMNVISCIAWWAGGGSATNFGFSLLWLLLFSPCSYTCWFRPLYKAFRADSSFNYMAFFFVFFLQCVLSFIQMIGISGWGACGWIATVLFFSQNVGSAIVMLITTLLFTVDTVLMALVLIKVHRLYRGGGGSMQRAQEEWSTGVWKNAPVREAGFNAATQSVQGPTLPQYPASVPSYPDNSQW, encoded by the exons ATGACAG aTCGCAGTAATAACTTTCCTCCACTGCCTAAATTCTTGAGAATAAAGCCATGCTTCTACCAGAACATTGAAGAGGAGATTCCTGCACCCCACCAGCAGCTGGTGCGCAGAGTTTACACACTATGGATGA TGTATTCAGGCACGTTGTTCATGAATGTGATCTCGTGTATTGCTTGGTGGGCTGGGGGTGGAAGCGCCACCAACTTTGGCTTCTCTCTACTCTGGCTTCTCCTCTTCAGCCCGTGCAGTTACACCTGCTGGTTTAGACCCCTCTATAAAGCCTTCAG GGCTGATAGTTCCTTCAACTACATGGctttcttcttcgtcttcttcctccAGTGTGTCTTGTCCTTCATCCAGATGATAGGTATCTCTGGCTGGGGTGCATG CGGCTGGATTGCGACAGTGCTGTTTTTCAGTCAGAATGTGGGCTCTGCTATAGTGATGCTTATCACAACTCTGCTCTTCACTGTGGACACAGTTTTAATGGCACTGGTTCTAATCAAG GTGCACAGACTGTACCGGGGTGGTGGAGGAAGTATGCAACGTGCCCAGGAGGAGTGGAGCACCGGTGTTTGGAAGAATGCACCAGTGAGGGAAGCAGGGTTTAATGCTGCAACCCAGTCGGTCCAAGGCCCAACCTTGCCACAGTATCCTGCTTCAGTGCCAAGCTATCCTGACAACAGTCAGTGGTGA